A single window of Chitinophaga sp. XS-30 DNA harbors:
- a CDS encoding SusC/RagA family TonB-linked outer membrane protein: MKLKSLIARVPLCCILLLTGVAATGQTKSVTGIVKDGAGQPLPGASVIEKGTTNGVITGPDGKYSFRTQNGAVLVFSFYGFKTQEVPVGAGNVIDIVMEGDEKQLSEVVVTALGIERNKKSLGYAMQTISGEKLSENKDLNVANSLKGKIAGIHVNPSAGGASGSSFVVIRGASSLTGNNQPLYVVDGVPIDNQTLGNPSAFGGQRDFGDGIGNISPDDIESVSVLKGPAAAALYGARGANGVILINSKKGKAGKTSIDITSNTTFESPNVMPTFQNVWGGGYDDNYDSFEKMTIDGVEYDAWPTWLVDNWGGRMDGRDIVLTAWPELGPKPYNPQPEDNQREFFRTGKTFTNTIAVSGGTEKGTYRLSVGDMRNEGIIPNNSVQRQNINLLASLNVTKRLSVEAKVNYIRQKGENRPEVGGLLTSPIASMMATPRFIDLDWQKDYKRPNGTMYGFKAGSPSNPYWLLNELLSEDRRDRMIGYVLARYRFTDWLTLQARTGTDFYTEQRMVRVGINTPGTLDGSIANDEYHVKEENSDVLLTAAGNLSKNFTGSVSVGANHLNRRQTQVGFTGTGFNIPNLYHINNARTKATRNADIRKVMNSAYFTGQLGYRNYLFLDITGRNDWSSTLGVNNSSFFYPSISTSFVFTDALKIEPGVLDYGKLRVSYAEAGNDASPYMTTAGYSLSNQNYNGQPYAAISSGVPLTDLKNELTRTFEVGTELRFLNNRLGLDFTWYTGSTRNQILPVGLSASTGYATRLINAGEIENQGVEILLSATPVRSKNFNWDLTLNLSRNKSRVVSLAPGISTFRMFTITRASIQATPGEAFGNIIGYDFMRNEAGEKVLNEQGKYQRATETTILGNIQPDWLGGFTNSFSYKGFTLSALIDFRKGGQIFSQSWDDQSAKGTGKFTENRTNLIADGVILGTDGKYTPSDIVLLAQDYYAGAGPWGDIATNAIIDADYAALREASIGYNFGAAGLLKNTLLRNARASIVGRNLFYLYRDEKFKTMGLSPETAFNTSISAQGYEAKGVPTTRSIGVNLSFTF; encoded by the coding sequence ATGAAACTTAAATCTTTGATCGCCCGTGTACCGCTTTGCTGTATTCTCCTGCTAACGGGAGTGGCGGCAACGGGGCAGACAAAATCTGTTACAGGTATTGTAAAGGACGGGGCCGGTCAGCCATTGCCCGGAGCGTCTGTTATAGAAAAGGGCACGACCAATGGCGTAATAACAGGACCGGACGGGAAATATTCCTTCCGCACACAGAACGGGGCTGTGCTTGTTTTCAGCTTCTACGGATTTAAAACGCAGGAAGTACCGGTAGGCGCGGGCAACGTTATAGATATTGTGATGGAGGGAGATGAAAAACAGCTGTCTGAAGTAGTGGTGACCGCACTGGGCATCGAACGTAACAAAAAATCGCTGGGGTATGCCATGCAAACCATATCCGGTGAGAAATTATCGGAGAACAAGGACCTGAACGTCGCCAATTCCCTGAAAGGAAAGATCGCGGGCATACATGTGAACCCCTCCGCCGGCGGGGCTTCCGGTTCCAGCTTTGTGGTCATCCGCGGCGCCAGTTCACTGACCGGTAATAATCAGCCTTTGTATGTGGTGGATGGTGTGCCGATAGATAACCAGACCCTCGGCAATCCCTCCGCCTTCGGCGGCCAGCGCGATTTCGGCGATGGTATCGGGAATATCAGTCCGGATGACATCGAAAGCGTATCCGTGCTGAAAGGTCCTGCTGCTGCCGCGCTCTATGGCGCCAGGGGCGCTAACGGCGTTATTCTCATCAACTCCAAAAAAGGCAAGGCCGGTAAAACCTCCATCGATATCACTTCCAATACCACATTCGAATCACCGAATGTAATGCCCACCTTTCAGAACGTATGGGGCGGCGGATACGATGATAATTATGATTCCTTTGAAAAGATGACGATAGATGGCGTTGAATATGACGCCTGGCCTACATGGCTGGTAGATAACTGGGGGGGCAGAATGGATGGCAGGGATATTGTGCTGACCGCATGGCCTGAACTTGGCCCGAAACCCTATAACCCGCAGCCGGAAGACAACCAGCGCGAATTCTTCCGCACCGGCAAAACATTTACCAATACCATCGCCGTATCCGGCGGTACCGAAAAAGGAACCTACCGCCTTTCCGTAGGTGATATGCGGAATGAAGGCATCATTCCCAACAACTCCGTTCAAAGGCAGAACATCAACCTGCTGGCTTCCCTGAATGTGACCAAACGGCTCTCTGTGGAAGCAAAAGTGAACTACATCCGGCAGAAAGGAGAGAACCGCCCGGAAGTTGGCGGATTGCTGACCTCGCCGATAGCCAGTATGATGGCTACACCACGTTTCATCGACCTGGACTGGCAGAAGGATTACAAACGCCCGAACGGCACCATGTACGGTTTCAAAGCCGGCAGCCCAAGTAACCCTTACTGGCTGCTGAATGAACTGTTGAGCGAAGACCGGCGGGACAGGATGATCGGGTACGTGCTGGCCAGGTACCGGTTCACAGACTGGCTGACATTACAGGCCCGCACGGGAACGGACTTTTACACCGAACAAAGGATGGTGCGCGTGGGCATCAATACGCCCGGCACGCTTGATGGCAGTATTGCCAATGATGAATATCATGTTAAGGAAGAGAACAGCGATGTATTGCTTACCGCAGCGGGCAACCTCTCCAAAAACTTTACCGGTTCCGTTTCCGTGGGCGCCAATCATCTGAACAGGCGCCAGACGCAGGTCGGGTTCACCGGAACAGGTTTCAATATACCTAACCTCTATCATATCAATAACGCCAGAACGAAAGCTACGCGGAATGCAGATATCAGAAAAGTGATGAACTCCGCTTATTTCACCGGTCAGCTGGGATACCGCAATTATCTTTTCCTGGACATTACGGGCCGTAATGACTGGTCCTCTACACTTGGCGTAAATAACAGCTCTTTCTTTTATCCCTCCATCAGCACCAGCTTTGTGTTTACGGATGCATTGAAGATAGAGCCGGGTGTGCTGGACTACGGAAAGTTGAGAGTGTCTTATGCGGAAGCGGGCAATGATGCCAGTCCATATATGACAACCGCCGGTTACAGCCTGTCCAACCAGAACTATAACGGCCAGCCTTATGCCGCCATCAGCTCCGGTGTGCCGCTGACAGATCTGAAGAACGAGCTGACACGGACTTTTGAAGTGGGAACGGAACTGCGCTTTCTGAATAACCGTCTGGGGCTGGACTTCACCTGGTACACCGGTTCCACCCGTAACCAGATCCTGCCCGTGGGTTTATCCGCCAGCACCGGTTATGCTACCCGTCTCATCAATGCCGGCGAGATAGAGAACCAAGGCGTGGAAATACTGTTGTCCGCCACACCGGTGCGCAGCAAGAACTTCAACTGGGACCTTACGCTTAACCTTTCCAGGAATAAATCCAGGGTGGTATCGCTTGCACCGGGAATCTCGACCTTTCGCATGTTCACCATTACCCGGGCATCCATTCAGGCTACGCCCGGTGAAGCTTTTGGCAATATCATCGGATATGATTTCATGAGGAATGAAGCAGGGGAAAAAGTACTGAACGAACAGGGTAAATACCAGCGCGCCACGGAGACCACGATACTGGGCAATATACAACCGGACTGGCTGGGCGGTTTTACCAACAGCTTTAGCTACAAAGGGTTTACGCTGAGCGCGTTGATCGATTTCAGGAAAGGCGGTCAGATCTTCTCGCAATCATGGGATGATCAGAGCGCCAAAGGTACCGGCAAGTTTACGGAGAACCGGACCAACCTGATCGCTGACGGGGTGATCCTTGGCACTGATGGAAAATATACGCCCAGCGATATTGTGCTGCTGGCACAGGATTATTATGCCGGCGCCGGCCCGTGGGGAGATATCGCAACGAATGCGATCATCGATGCGGATTATGCAGCCTTGCGTGAAGCCAGCATTGGATATAACTTCGGCGCCGCTGGTCTGTTGAAGAACACGCTCCTCCGGAATGCCCGTGCTTCCATCGTAGGCAGGAACCTGTTCTATCTGTACCGGGACGAGAAGTTCAAAACAATGGGCCTGAGTCCTGAAACCGCCTTCAATACAAGCATATCGGCGCAGGGCTACGAAGCAAAGGGTGTTCCTACTACCCGCAGCATCGGTGTCAACCTTTCATTCACTTTTTAA